Proteins found in one Pseudomonas marvdashtae genomic segment:
- the sbcB gene encoding exodeoxyribonuclease I has product MTSIFWYDYETTGINPRCDRPLQVAGIRTDFELNEIDEPVNLYCRPSDDILPHPAACAITGITPACLSEKGLSEADFMTRVHAQLAAPGTCGAGYNTLRFDDEMTRYSLYRNFFDPYAREWQGGNSRWDLIDLVRAAYALRPDGIIWPQEEGRVTLKLERLTAANGIDHGQAHDALSDVRATIALARLIRQKQPRLYDWLFQLRSKQKVLDQIRLLQPMVHISGRFSAARNYIGVVLPLAWHPKNRNALIVCDLHLDPQGLLDHDAQLLRQRLYTRREELLDGELPVPLKLIHINKCPVIAPLTVLRAEDQHRLQLDMDGFQERALRLSDAQQVWQDKLQHIYGQEDFAASEDPEQQLYTGFLGDRDRRLCEQVRMADPAQLAQEHWPFDDERLPELLFRYRARNFPDTLDPNEQQRWKLFCQQRLSSPEWGAPNTLESFDEAMAEWMGLSTPLQQEILLQWQGYSQQLRKRLSL; this is encoded by the coding sequence GTGACTTCCATCTTCTGGTACGACTACGAAACCACCGGCATCAATCCGCGTTGCGACCGACCCTTGCAGGTGGCGGGGATCCGTACCGATTTCGAACTCAACGAAATCGACGAACCGGTAAACCTCTATTGCCGGCCCAGCGACGATATCCTGCCTCATCCGGCGGCCTGCGCGATTACCGGTATCACCCCGGCATGCCTGTCCGAAAAGGGCTTGAGCGAAGCCGATTTCATGACCCGTGTCCACGCGCAACTGGCCGCTCCCGGAACCTGTGGCGCCGGCTACAACACCTTGCGCTTCGACGATGAGATGACGCGCTACAGCCTGTATCGGAATTTTTTCGACCCGTATGCGCGGGAGTGGCAGGGCGGCAACAGTCGCTGGGATTTGATCGACCTGGTGCGCGCTGCCTACGCGTTGCGACCCGATGGCATTATCTGGCCGCAGGAGGAGGGTCGCGTCACCCTCAAGCTGGAACGCCTGACCGCCGCCAACGGCATCGACCATGGCCAGGCGCATGACGCGCTGTCGGACGTGCGCGCGACGATTGCCCTGGCCCGGTTGATCCGCCAGAAGCAACCACGGCTCTATGACTGGCTGTTCCAGTTGCGCAGTAAACAAAAGGTGCTGGACCAGATCCGCCTGTTGCAGCCGATGGTGCATATATCCGGGCGTTTCTCGGCGGCGCGCAACTACATCGGTGTGGTGCTGCCGCTGGCCTGGCATCCGAAGAACCGCAACGCCCTGATCGTCTGCGACCTGCACCTCGATCCCCAGGGGTTGCTGGACCATGATGCGCAGTTGCTCCGTCAACGCCTGTATACCCGCCGCGAAGAACTGCTCGATGGGGAACTCCCGGTACCGCTCAAGCTGATTCATATCAACAAGTGCCCGGTCATCGCACCGCTGACTGTCTTGCGCGCCGAAGACCAGCATCGGTTGCAGCTGGATATGGACGGTTTTCAGGAGCGGGCGCTGCGGCTAAGTGACGCACAACAGGTCTGGCAAGATAAACTCCAACACATTTATGGGCAGGAAGACTTCGCTGCCAGCGAAGATCCCGAGCAGCAGTTATACACAGGCTTCCTGGGTGATCGTGATCGTCGATTATGTGAACAAGTACGCATGGCCGATCCCGCTCAACTGGCGCAAGAGCATTGGCCGTTCGACGACGAACGCCTGCCGGAATTATTGTTTCGATACCGTGCGCGCAACTTCCCGGACACCTTGGATCCGAACGAACAGCAACGCTGGAAACTATTTTGCCAGCAACGTCTGTCGTCCCCTGAATGGGGGGCGCCTAATACCCTGGAAAGTTTTGATGAAGCAATGGCTGAGTGGATGGGGCTCTCAACGCCGTTGCAGCAAGAGATACTCCTGCAATGGCAGGGTTATAGCCAACAATTGCGTAAACGTTTAAGCCTTTGA